Proteins encoded by one window of Emticicia oligotrophica DSM 17448:
- a CDS encoding DUF983 domain-containing protein: MSAIHETCSHCGLRYEKEMGFFYGAMYVSYMLNIALFVTSIVAYFLLLDQYISGTLLMSIYIAITVILVPVYYRLSRTIWLNFFNSYAPEKRGVK, from the coding sequence ATGAGTGCAATTCATGAAACTTGTTCGCACTGTGGGCTTCGTTATGAAAAAGAAATGGGTTTCTTTTATGGTGCTATGTATGTAAGTTATATGCTTAATATTGCCTTGTTTGTTACATCCATTGTCGCTTATTTCCTCTTGCTCGACCAATATATTAGTGGTACTCTACTAATGAGCATTTATATCGCCATTACTGTGATTTTAGTACCAGTCTATTATCGACTTTCTCGAACAATTTGGCTAAACTTCTTTAATAGTTATGCCCCCGAAAAAAGAGGAGTGAAATAA
- a CDS encoding YeeE/YedE family protein, with the protein MLEFIKQPWHWAIAGIFIGLTVPTLLLIGNKTFGISSSLRHICAACFPANISYFKYDWKKEIWNLFFVFGVLLGGFIATQFLSNPNPIAINPETVNDLKALGVNDFTHLMPTDIFNIDNIFNLKGLVFFVIGGLMVGFGTRYAGGCTSGHSIMGLSNLQWPSLVATICFMLGGFAMTHLILPHIFKLF; encoded by the coding sequence ATGCTTGAATTCATTAAACAACCATGGCATTGGGCGATTGCTGGTATTTTTATTGGCCTTACAGTACCTACTTTGCTTTTGATTGGAAATAAGACCTTTGGAATTTCATCTTCTTTAAGACATATTTGTGCGGCATGTTTTCCTGCTAATATTTCATATTTTAAGTATGATTGGAAAAAGGAAATCTGGAATTTATTCTTTGTCTTTGGTGTATTGTTGGGTGGATTTATTGCTACACAGTTTCTTTCAAATCCTAATCCGATTGCAATTAACCCAGAAACCGTTAATGATTTAAAGGCTTTAGGTGTTAATGATTTTACGCATCTGATGCCTACCGATATTTTTAATATAGATAATATCTTTAATTTAAAAGGATTAGTATTTTTTGTAATTGGTGGTTTAATGGTTGGTTTTGGTACTCGCTACGCTGGGGGCTGTACTTCTGGTCACTCAATTATGGGTCTCTCAAATCTTCAATGGCCTTCTTTAGTAGCTACCATCTGTTTCATGCTCGGTGGATTTGCCATGACCCATCTGATTTTACCTCACATCTTTAAATTATTTTAA
- a CDS encoding AraC family transcriptional regulator → MQKSIPIITIEQLNSCDKNILMKVDIRRLEDHMRTLSSADFPHRHDFYNLIYIKKGSGTHDIDFKRYLVEPNQMFFMNDGQVHEWDLSPDTIGYTLFFKKEFYEVIEKGLSLQALPFFNNGTNNAPMVVFSEENGQKIEQLFEDMIFEFKANLPHRDTLIKSLLKMILIHSIRVYQPYFKGDSTELSVSKIRSFELLIEKHFKELKSVKEFADKLNITANYLNAICTKTVGRTAGELIRDRVILEAKRLLLHSTISVCEMAYYLGYDDCSYFIRVFKKEVGSTPEQFRLINRP, encoded by the coding sequence GTGCAAAAGTCGATTCCCATTATTACAATCGAACAGCTGAATTCTTGTGATAAGAATATCTTGATGAAGGTTGATATTCGTCGATTAGAAGACCACATGCGAACACTTTCGTCAGCAGATTTTCCGCATCGCCATGATTTCTATAACTTAATTTATATCAAAAAAGGAAGTGGTACACACGACATCGACTTCAAACGCTACTTAGTTGAGCCTAATCAAATGTTTTTCATGAACGATGGACAAGTTCATGAATGGGATTTGAGTCCAGATACGATTGGCTATACGCTTTTCTTTAAGAAAGAATTCTATGAGGTAATAGAGAAAGGGTTATCCTTACAAGCACTACCATTTTTCAATAATGGTACGAATAATGCCCCAATGGTTGTTTTTTCGGAAGAAAATGGGCAGAAAATCGAACAATTATTCGAAGATATGATTTTTGAATTTAAGGCTAATCTCCCTCATCGCGATACACTGATTAAATCATTGCTAAAAATGATTTTGATTCATTCCATCAGGGTCTATCAACCTTACTTTAAGGGAGATAGTACAGAATTGAGTGTCTCGAAAATTAGAAGCTTTGAGTTATTGATTGAAAAACATTTCAAAGAGTTGAAATCAGTCAAGGAATTTGCCGACAAACTCAACATTACTGCCAATTATTTGAATGCAATTTGTACTAAAACAGTAGGCAGAACTGCCGGTGAACTTATCAGAGACCGAGTTATTTTGGAAGCTAAACGCTTACTGCTCCATTCAACTATTTCGGTTTGCGAAATGGCTTATTATTTAGGGTATGACGACTGTTCTTATTTTATTCGAGTTTTTAAAAAGGAAGTTGGCTCTACTCCCGAACAATTCAGATTAATTAATCGCCCATAA
- a CDS encoding DUF6691 family protein yields the protein MENTNHTIVEEFSCEAPNSQSKPESIVSHFKYMAVGIFFGIVFVKAEIISWFRIQEMFRLQSFHMYGVIGTAVVVGLISVQLIKRLNIKTLSGEEVMIPKKTFNKGQIIGGLIFGLGWAITGACPGPLFAQIGSGFLAVSVTFLSAIAGTWLYGAIQKKLPH from the coding sequence ATGGAAAATACTAATCATACAATCGTTGAAGAGTTTTCTTGTGAAGCACCTAACAGTCAAAGTAAGCCAGAAAGTATAGTAAGCCACTTCAAATACATGGCTGTTGGAATTTTTTTCGGAATTGTATTCGTAAAAGCAGAAATCATTTCGTGGTTTAGAATCCAAGAAATGTTCCGCTTACAATCATTCCACATGTATGGAGTCATTGGTACTGCGGTTGTGGTAGGCTTAATTTCAGTACAACTCATCAAACGACTGAATATCAAAACCTTAAGTGGCGAAGAAGTAATGATTCCCAAAAAGACTTTTAATAAGGGACAAATCATTGGTGGACTAATCTTTGGACTTGGCTGGGCCATTACAGGAGCATGTCCCGGACCATTGTTTGCTCAAATTGGTAGTGGTTTTCTTGCAGTTTCAGTTACTTTTCTGAGTGCAATTGCAGGAACATGGCTTTATGGTGCTATTCAAAAAAAACTACCTCATTAA